ACTTTTGCGAGCTGTTGGGTCACCTCTGTTTTACCGACCCCCGTAGGGCCTGCAAACAAGAACGAACCGACCGGTTTGTGCTCATTGCCTAAACCTGAGCGCGAAAGACGAATTGCCGCAACCAAATTGTCAATCGCTTGGTCTTGACCAAACACAACCATTTTCAAATTTGAGTCAAGCTTCGAGAGCATACTTTGGTCGGTACGAGAAACTGACTGTGCAGGAATTCTCGCGATTCGAGCAATAATTGACTCGATATCACCCACACCGATCGTTTTCTTGCGCTTTGACGGAGGCAACAACCGCTGACTCGCGCCCGCTTCGTCTAACACATCAATTGCCTTATCTGGCAAGTGGCGCTCATTAATATACTTTGCAGACAATTCCGCAGCCGCGCGAATTGCAGGTTGAGTGTAACGAATGCCATGATGCTCCTCATACCGCTCTCTGAGCCCCATCAGAATTCGTGTAGTGTCATCCACTGAAGGCTCCACCACATCAATTTTTTGGAAGCGACGCACCAGTGCGCGATCTTTCTCAAAGATATTCTTGAACTCTTGATACGTTGTGGAGCCAATACATTTTAATTCTCCACCACTCAATAATGGCTTCAGAAGGTTTGAGGCATCCATTACGCCCCCAGAAGCTGCGCCCGCACCAACAATGGTGTGAATTTCATCAATAAATAAAATCGCACCCTCTTGCTTACTTAACTCTTTTAATAGCGCTTTGAAGCGCTTTTCAAAATCACCGCGATATTTTGTACCCGCAAGCAAGCCACCCATATCCAAGCTGTAAATTCTTGCATTGAGAATAACTTCGGGCACGTCACCATGCACAATTTTGTGGGCCAAGCCTTCTGCAATTGCGGTTTTACCCACGCCTGCTTCACCCACCAATAATGGGTTATTTTTACGCCGACGGCACAACACTTGAATGGTGCGCTCGAGTTCGGCATCACGACCGATCAAAGGGTCAATTTTGCCAGCAAGTGCACGAGAGTTTAGGTTTGTACAGAAACGCGCGAGATAACTTGGCTCTTTATCTTGCGTTGCCTCTTGAGTAGTTTCTTCGGCAGATTCGCGTTCTTGTTCATCATCAAGGCGCGAAATCCCGTGAGAGATGAAGTTAACAACATCTAAACGCGTGACGTCATGTTTGTTGAGCAAATACACAGCCTGCGATTCCTGCTCACTAAAAATAGCGACCAGTACATTTGCACCTGTCACTTCCGAGTTCCCAGACGACTGAACATGGAAGACTGCACGCTGCAGAACACGTTGAAAACCTAATGTTGGCTGCGTATCTTCACCTTGGTCTCCAAGCTTCGGCGTTGCACGCTCAATATAGCTAAGTAACTCTTCTCGTAATGAATCAAAATTCACCCCGCAGGAACGGAGTGCATCGGAGGCATCGGGATTGTCTAGGAGGGCTAATAACAAATGCTCAACGGTCATGAGCTCATGTCGACGTTCACGCGCAATTCTAAATGCGTCATTCAATGTAAGTTCGAGCGCTTTGTTCAGCATAAATGCCTCCTTACTTCACTATTTAGGCTTGCTCCATGGTACAGAGCAGTGGATGCTGATGTTCCCGGGCATACTGATTTACTTGTACTACCTTTGTTTCGGCAATTTCCGCAGAATATATACCGCAAACTGCCTTTCCTTGATAATGAACCTTCAACATCACATCGGTCGCTGACTCTTGATCAAGTTTAAAAAATCTCATGAGCACCTCGATGACAAAGTCCATCGGGGTATAATCGTCGTTGTTCAACATCACCTGATACTGTGAGGGTGGTGTAATACCCACCACCGTATCTTCGTCTAAATGATGCTCAGGTATTGAATCACTGTACTTACTCATATCATTAACTATAGCCGTTTCCTGGCAATATAAAGCCGTATTACATAAATTTTTTGTTAAATAAATGTACAAAAAAGTCGATAAATGCCTTGACTATTAATTAACCTACTCTAGAGTTAGAGATGGTATCGATATATACGGTTTTCAACCGTAGACGGTTCCACGCTATTAATAATTGGCACACCAATTATAACTAAATGTGCCTCTGACAGCTAAATTAAGTTCGCACGACACAAAGAAGGAAGTAGAAGTATGGCTACCGGTAAGGTGAAATGGTTCAATAATTCCAAAGGGTTCGGGTTTATTGAAAGCGAAGAACGTAGTGGTGACATTTTCGCACACTATTCCACAATTCAAATGGACGGATATCGTACACTTAAAGCGGGCCAAGAAGTTGAATTTGAACTTCAAGAAGGCCCCAAAGGGTTACATGCTGTTCAAATTGTTCCAGCTTCCGGAGAAAATTAATTACAAGAAGTTGCTAGAGAACAAGAAGCTATAAAATGCCAGTGTGAGTTTCCACTGGCATTTTTAATTTTCTCTTCAGTCATTCTGTCCGTAATAGCGGCGAAGTTGATCACGTAAATTAGGGGGGGTACCGACAATCGTAAGCGTATCGGTCTCCGGGTTATATTGAATTCTCTCTCCTAACATTTTCTGGTCGAAACCAACACTCAGGCCACCACCCTGCCCTTGAAACTTAATGAGTGTTCGAAGCGCTGTTTTATCTGCGGGAAACTCTTCTGGTAACGGTGCCTCTGTCTCTGCACTAAAAGCTTTTAATGAAGGCGCCCCTTGCGCTTGAAAACGCTCGTCGATGTCCGTAACACGAATGTTTTCTCCCTGCTGCCATCGCTCTCCGCAATAATCAAACACTTCCCTTTGGAGCGCACTCGCGACGTCACGTGGCATTTCATTCTCGGCGACAAAAGACTGTACGGTTTTCACTAAAGCTTCTGTCGTCTTTTTTGCACTGACTTGCTCGGCACACCCAAGAAAATCTAAGAAAAAATCAGAAACCTTGCGGCCAGCGCGCCCACGAATAAACGAAATGTAATCCATTCCATTTGTGTTCGCTTGTAATTCTGTCAGGTTAATACGGGCCGCCAATTGCAGTTTGTTCACATCTAACTGTGCGCTGCGGTCGACCGACAAGTCGGGTTGAACCATGACACCTTCACGCACGGGAATAAAACTGACTAACAAGAATCGGTCTGCCGTTTGTTGGTAATCAGCCATCAGAAGGAAGCCACTCTCAAACACCCCATACTGACCGATTTCATTTTTTAATAAACGTGCGGCTTCTTGAGAAAAGTTTAAGAAATCACTTTCTTCGCGCAACCACGCTTCCATCAGTTTCTGAAACGGTAGTTTTTGTTCATCTAGGGTGTCTTCTGTTACCGGTTGGGTTTCACTACCTTCTGGTGCGGCCTCCACAAATCGAGCATACCCCTTTGCAGGCTTAGCGTTGTAAACGCGAGTCAGCTCTTCCAGTAAGCCCAACACGTCTCCGGTTTCAGCCAATAATTGTGGTGACAACCGTAAGCCAAATTGTCCTTCATTGTCTTGAAATAAATGGTGAACTACACTGGAGGTAATACTCAGTTTCATGCGGCCTCTCGCTATGCAAGCATTGTAATTATGATAAACTCTGCTGAATTCTAACACGGAGCGGTAAGGAACCTCATGCCTGTTCAATCGAAATATTCAAAGCAACAACAAGAAGCCTTATTTGACAAGCTTCTGAACGCGCTTACAGAGGAGCCGGTAAACAAAGATTTAGCTTTAATGACACTAGGGAATCTAGTAACTCACGTAATTCAACAAGAATCACAAGCACAAAAGCGTGAGCAACTAGCGGAGCAATTCGGTCGTATTTTAATGCAATCGATCAAGTAGCTCGCCAACAGCCACGAAGATAACAAAAAGAATGAGTGCGTATGTCCAAACACCAGCATCGTGATCGAATCGCAACCGCCATCAGTTGGGGCCATTGGTTCACCCTCACTAATATCTTTTTGGCACTTCTCATCGGCACGTTGTATCTCGATTCAGCAGAACCTACCCGAAGCATCATCGGCTTATTTTATCTGTTTGTAAGTTGGGTTGGTCACTTTGCTTTTCTTCCTTTTGTTTTCTTTATTATTTTTATTTTCCCACTTTGCATCTTGTTTCCATACTCGCGATTTTTACGCGGCGTGAGTGCGGTTCTGTCATCCTTTGCACTATTTATATTGCTCATTGATGCATTGTTTTTCCAACATTACAGCTTCCACTTAAATTCATATGCACTCTCAACCCTAGCAGCCGACGCAGAGCAATGGTTTAGTGGTGGTAGTTTTGTTCTATTAATCGCTTTTATGATGGTTTTTCTATTAATCTTTACGGTTCAGCTCCTCTTAGCAAACCTCACCTGGAAAAAATTAGAGCAACTGCGCAGTCTGCGCACTGCAAAGCCATTGCCGGCTATTTTTATCGCATGCTTTTTTCTGAGTCATTCGATCCACATTTGGGCTGACGCAACACTTTATCGCCCAATTACACAACAAGATGACTTATTCCCGGCATCTTACCCAACCACAGCGAAAACATTAATGACGCGCCAAGGGTGGATATCCATTGCAACCTATGACAATCAGCGCAGTGCGCTGGCAGATATTTCCATTGAGAATCTGCGCTACCCAACGCAAGCTATGTTGTGTGCACCCAAAGAAAATACGCAACGCGCGCTGCTTGTCGCGTTCGACGAAATATCACCGAGCGCCCGCCTACAAATTGAGCAAGCACTCCCTTCCCTTACGCAGTTCCAAGGCGCTCATGTTGTTCACCCAGTATTGAAATCTAGTACCTTTCAGCTTGCTTATGGCATTCCAGACCGTTTGTTACCCGCAATTGAGACTCGCGGCGATACTCCGGCCTACCTTCAGTCAATGTCACGTGCAGGATATCCCGTGCAATGGCTGCGCAGCGAACAATGGTCAATAACTTGGTTACCTATGCCTTTGCGTGAATTGACGCAATCGATGGACGCGCTCGACGCTTCTGCGGCTCCTGTTTCAATTCTTTGGGCCAGTGTCGCGGATATCCACGCTGTATTAACCTCGGTGGCAGCGTTTTATGAAGCGCATCCAACCGCTCAAATTATCATTACAGGGCTTACGCCTCATACAGAAGCAGCAAGCAAAGTTGCACAAAGGCTCAGTGCGCCCCTATGGATGGCTAACGTCGAGCCACAGCCGGATCGTGTATTAAGCAAACTGGAAGACTTAATGCCAAGCTTCTTTAGTCAATATTTGTCTTGCGCCGAGAGTTTCAAAACCTTTACGAATGGCATTCCGTTACAGCGAATCCATAGTAGTTTCCCTCGCGTCATTAGCATACAGCCCTCTATTTACATATTTGAAAACCAAAAGAGCAGTATTCTTCATGCGGACGGTGATGTTGAGGTATTTGACAACGAAGGAAATCCGCTTGTGAACGAAGAGCCGAGTCCTGCCGCTGTAGTCGACGCACTTAAAGAACTTCAGAGATTTACAGTAAAGTCGAATTAGTTGCACAAAAATTCAACTGTTAGAGCAACTTTGCTTCGATTTGCTTGCGATTCTCCGTTAAATACGTAAGATACGCATCTCGGTCGGCGTGTAGCGCAGCTTGGTAGCGCACTGTCATGGGGTGTCAGGGGTCGGAGGTTCAAATCCTCTCACGCCGACCAATTCTCTACAACCCTCTACACTATTGACTTTTATGGTCATACCCTTTAAAAATACATCCATTCTAAACTGCTGAGAACCCCGATCTGGGTCACTTTCTGGGTCACCTTTTGGGTCACTATCAGCTCTATTTGCATCAAACTTTATCTAGACAAGAGAATGGATAAGAAATACCTCAAACAAGCGTCATCAGGCTTATGGCTGTACAGACGAAAAACCCCTGTCCTGCTGAAAGATAAGTACGAATCACCATACATTCAGTACACACTGCACACGCACAGTCATCATGAAGCAATCATCAAGCGCAACAAGATTAACGCTGATATTGACATGGAGCTACACCACGCGAAGCATGGGAGCACAGACAAGTCTAAGTTCTATTATTACTACACCCCTTGGAGACGAGAGCGGCTAGCGCGTGCTGACGAACCGTACATTGAAGAAATAGAACAAGGCGTGGGCGTTAGAAAGTTCCACCCAATGGAGGAAGCTGACGTAGAATCCGTAATCGATAACCCCGAAGACAAGAACAACCCAACCGTATACGCTGCGTGGTCTGCTGCAAAGACAGGGAACATTCCCGATGAATTCCAGCCAACAATCAAAGAGCTAGCCGATGAATGGTCTGTTTGGGCTGAAGACAAGAAGAACTCAAAGTACATCTCAGCTATGAGCACCTATGTGAAGGCGCTAGTCGCTTACTTGGGAGGTGACGAGTTGCCATTCAATGCATCTTCAGGTAAAGCTCAGCTATTCATTGATGAACTACTCACTCAAGGTAAATCAGCGAATACCGTTACCCATTACAAGAGCAAGCTTCAGGAGCTTTGGCGCTGGTCTCTAACGAGAGAGAAAACTAAAGGTGAAAATCCTTGGTTGAATACTAAGGTCGAAGCCAGTCGCAAGCAGAGCAAGCCTAACCATTACAGAAACTTCAGTGACTCTGAGCTAGCGCACATACTCAATGAGACGCAGTACGACAAACTACAGGCTTCCTCTTGGACTTATCCGTACGCTTTACACGTACTGCCCCGACTACTTCCCTTTCTTGGTACACGCCTCAGCGAGCTTGCCAAGGCTAAAACCGAACAGTTCGTAGAGGTTGACGGTCGGCTTTTCTTTGAGGTCAGAGGAGGTAAAACTGTCAACGCTGAACGCATAGTACCTGTATGCCCAGCTATTACGAGCTTTGTACAGGAGGTCATTCGCAGTGCTGGAGATTCACCTTGGCTATTCCCTGAGATTGCTAATGCTGAGATAGGCGCAGATAAAGCCGTAAACAGCATATCCTCGAAGTTCGGCAAAATAACCAAAGGCTTCGGCAAGGTCGAAGGCTACAAGACAGGGCTGCATTCATTCAGAGGACACTTCGCTACCGCACTTGAGCAAATAGGTTGCCCTGAAGACGTAGCAAGCAAGTTAGCAGGACACAAAGGCCTCACATTGACATACAGCCTTTACAGCAAACACAAAGACGAGGACAAGCTTTGGCGGTACATCGAAAGGATGCATGAAGCTGACTGTTTGAGACCGCTAGTACCGCTTCAGGATAGCGCTGCTGCTTAAAGTCACTCGTGTTGACCTGAAAGCATTTTACTCAAAAAAATCTGTGGGGGTTCTCGATACAAGGAAACGCTGAGTTCCCCCCCCATGTGGTACCGTTGTAAGACTTAACGAAATGCCTATGATGAGCTTTTGTTGAAAGCCGCCTTCAAGTCCCTCGCTACCTCAGAGGGTTCTATGTGCCCAGATTTCTCTATCGCGCTTATCACCGTAGACAAAAAGGCCTGTTTGCTCTGTTCACTAGAGTCCTTGAGGAGCTTTCCCACTTGAGCCGTCAGTTTTTCGTTATCGACTTTCGCCCTCTCCTGTCTGTCTTGTTCTACCATCCCTCTCTGCCAGCTAACTGTGCTGAGTACTGAATATATAGCTGCGTCAGTTAGTTTACCCTCAACCTTTAGCTGCTTCGACATTTCTCCGTAAATCAGCGAGTGCTCAACGAAAACCATTTCTCGACTTGGCCGCTTACCACTAATTCCCTCTGAGACCATTCTATTCAAAACAGACCATGCTTCGTCGTTACGCTTCGCTAATAACAAATACTGAGGAAGCTTTAAGTATGCAGCTGATGCCAGCACTACGTCTTCGACAACCGCTGATTCGTGTGCCTTACTAATGGCTTGGATGGCTTCATCAAGCTTGCCCTCCGACTTTAATTTTGTCGCCTGCTTTAACCATTCAGAACTTGACCGCGCTTCTGTCTGTCGCTTGCTGTTCAAGCCCAAGAGTTTACCAAAAACCATTTACCCCTCCTTAATCAAGACCTTTGAGCGAACTACAGGCACTCTCACCTTTCGACAGCAACAGGACATTTCTGTGCTGACAAAGCTCAACCCAACCAGATAGATTCCCATCTTGTACAGATGAGGCAAAACCCTCCGCTTCGTTAGTCGCACTAGAAGCGTTTTCGTAAAGATAAACCTCTACTCGGTCACTTGCCCAGTGACCACTCCAGCCATCAGTAGCATTCACCATTTGATACAGTTGCTGCTGGTCTTTTTGAAAACCATTAGCTTCTAATTCGGATAATGTTAGTTGGCTCTCTGATGAGCATCCTGCGAGTAAGACCACTAGTCCCAACATTACTGTGCGTTTCATTCCCTTGCTCCTGTGTTTGTATGCGCGTGTATCCTTGACTTGTTTAAGCTACTCGCTCTTGAATGGTTAGTAAAGGCAGAGAGCGCACCAACAGAGTACGCTTGGTGATACACGCTGAATGGAACACAAAAAGTGTATCAATAGCATTGATTTTTAATAATGATACACATAATATATATGACTCTAGAACTGATTGGTACACTTTAAGGAGTCATTATGGAGAGAATCGGTTACATTCGTGTGTCATCTGTAGGTCAGAACACAGAGCGCCAGCTAAGCGGCTTAGAGTTTGACCGTGTGTTCACTGATAAATGCTCAGGGTCAACGGTAGACCGCCCAGAGTTGAAGCGTTTACTTGACCATGTACGCGAGGGAGACGCTGTGTATGTCCATAGCATTGACCGTATGGCTCGTGACTTAAAGAACCTGCTAGAGCTTATCGACTACTTCAAGTCCAAAGGCGTAGACATTCACTTCGTTAAGGAGGGGCTGAGCTACACGCCTAATCATTCAAACCCTATGCAAGACATGATGCTACAGGTAATGGGCGCTGTGAGTCAGTTTGAGCGTGCTCTGATACGTGAGCGCCAGCGAGAAGGCATTGAACAAGCCAAAGCTAAAGGCGTTTACAAGGGCAGTAAGAAGACGATAGATCGGGAGAAGGTCTTGGAGATGCTCAATCAGGGCATTAAGAAGGCTGAGATAGCCCGTAAGCTGGGCATAGGCCGTGTCTCAGTGTATCGCGTGATTGATGAACTGAAAGACCAAGGCAAGATTGTAGCGTAGAACGATCTGAGACGATCTGTATGAGGCTCTGAGAGCGCAACCAATACCATCGTTAATACAAGAGCTTACAGAGCCTCTGAGAGACGCACTGGCGTCCTACCCTGCTATTTTCTTATTACAACTAAACACTCTCTGAGTGAGTACAACAAGGCAAATAATTTACCTTTGAGAACCACATAACCAATACGCCTGAAACCCTTGGTACACAAGGCCTTCGCAGGTCACGCACCTCAAGAGGGAAACGAAAAGACAATGAAAAGAAAACTTTAAGATAACACTAGATACTATAAGTCTTCTTTAAGTCATCTCTAAGCCTACTTTAAGTTATCTATAAGTAGACTATAAGTCTTATCTATTATTAATTAATAACAATAAGTAAAGACTATAAGTCTTACTACTGGTAGACCTAAAGCCAGTACTGAGTGCCTTAAAGCTGATACTTTAGGTAGTCCAGTAGCTGCCTGTAATCGACCTCTCAAGGTAGGTTGTACTGATTAGACGACACACACTACAACACCAGCTTAGCGTGTATCTTAGCGCCAGCTCGAAGTGCTCATTTCGTCTGTAATTTAATCAGTGTTACCTCCCCTATGACCTCCTAAGAATACTAAGCCCTGACACCGCGTCTGACATGATGCCGTGTTGGGGCTTTTTTTTTCGCTCCTGTATAAAAAACGTACATTCACACTAGCTACTCATTAATGATTTATACTCATAAGTCACTGTATTTAAAAGATTAAATGTATTGACTGTATGTGAGTCATGTAGATAATTAATCGTCTCTATCATAACAACGAACTAAAGAGGCACCCATGAGTTCACAGCTACACCATCTTAACGCCACCATTGATGACTTAATGACCGCTTATGATTATGACTACAAAGCCTTAGCGCGTGAATACAGCGAACAACCTGAAGCACTTGAAGACCTGCTACGCGCAATGGATGACTTACAACAAGTTGTCGATGCGGCCAAGACTACGTTCAGCTTTGAGACGATCTGTAGGCCGCTATAAGACCACTCAGAACTAAAACACGCCTCAGTGACTCAAAGTGGTTACTGGGGCTTCTCTAATTGCCTCCTTGTCCAGCATAAGGAGTAACAACATGAAA
This genomic interval from Idiomarinaceae bacterium HL-53 contains the following:
- a CDS encoding ATP-dependent Clp protease adaptor protein ClpS, whose protein sequence is MYIYLTKNLCNTALYCQETAIVNDMSKYSDSIPEHHLDEDTVVGITPPSQYQVMLNNDDYTPMDFVIEVLMRFFKLDQESATDVMLKVHYQGKAVCGIYSAEIAETKVVQVNQYAREHQHPLLCTMEQA
- a CDS encoding ATP-dependent Clp protease ATP-binding subunit ClpA; the protein is MLNKALELTLNDAFRIARERRHELMTVEHLLLALLDNPDASDALRSCGVNFDSLREELLSYIERATPKLGDQGEDTQPTLGFQRVLQRAVFHVQSSGNSEVTGANVLVAIFSEQESQAVYLLNKHDVTRLDVVNFISHGISRLDDEQERESAEETTQEATQDKEPSYLARFCTNLNSRALAGKIDPLIGRDAELERTIQVLCRRRKNNPLLVGEAGVGKTAIAEGLAHKIVHGDVPEVILNARIYSLDMGGLLAGTKYRGDFEKRFKALLKELSKQEGAILFIDEIHTIVGAGAASGGVMDASNLLKPLLSGGELKCIGSTTYQEFKNIFEKDRALVRRFQKIDVVEPSVDDTTRILMGLRERYEEHHGIRYTQPAIRAAAELSAKYINERHLPDKAIDVLDEAGASQRLLPPSKRKKTIGVGDIESIIARIARIPAQSVSRTDQSMLSKLDSNLKMVVFGQDQAIDNLVAAIRLSRSGLGNEHKPVGSFLFAGPTGVGKTEVTQQLAKVMGVELLRFDMSEYMERHAVSRLIGAPPGYVGYEQGGLLTEAVIKNPYCVVLLDEIEKAHSDIYNVLLQVMDNGTLTDNNGRKADFRNVVVVMTTNAGVRETVRKSIGFKQQDHSFDAMSEINKVFTPEFRNRLDGIIWFNHLDEEVILQVVDKFICELQAQLDRKGVSLELDKDARAWLAENGYDKAMGARPMERIIQEHLKKPLANEILFGKLTQGGNVRVSVDKDAPALAEQLRFHFDNESEAVS
- a CDS encoding nucleoid-associated protein, whose translation is MKLSITSSVVHHLFQDNEGQFGLRLSPQLLAETGDVLGLLEELTRVYNAKPAKGYARFVEAAPEGSETQPVTEDTLDEQKLPFQKLMEAWLREESDFLNFSQEAARLLKNEIGQYGVFESGFLLMADYQQTADRFLLVSFIPVREGVMVQPDLSVDRSAQLDVNKLQLAARINLTELQANTNGMDYISFIRGRAGRKVSDFFLDFLGCAEQVSAKKTTEALVKTVQSFVAENEMPRDVASALQREVFDYCGERWQQGENIRVTDIDERFQAQGAPSLKAFSAETEAPLPEEFPADKTALRTLIKFQGQGGGLSVGFDQKMLGERIQYNPETDTLTIVGTPPNLRDQLRRYYGQND
- a CDS encoding cold-shock DNA-binding protein family, with translation MATGKVKWFNNSKGFGFIESEERSGDIFAHYSTIQMDGYRTLKAGQEVEFELQEGPKGLHAVQIVPASGEN
- a CDS encoding Site-specific DNA recombinase, whose protein sequence is MERIGYIRVSSVGQNTERQLSGLEFDRVFTDKCSGSTVDRPELKRLLDHVREGDAVYVHSIDRMARDLKNLLELIDYFKSKGVDIHFVKEGLSYTPNHSNPMQDMMLQVMGAVSQFERALIRERQREGIEQAKAKGVYKGSKKTIDREKVLEMLNQGIKKAEIARKLGIGRVSVYRVIDELKDQGKIVA
- a CDS encoding Site-specific recombinase XerD, whose translation is MDKKYLKQASSGLWLYRRKTPVLLKDKYESPYIQYTLHTHSHHEAIIKRNKINADIDMELHHAKHGSTDKSKFYYYYTPWRRERLARADEPYIEEIEQGVGVRKFHPMEEADVESVIDNPEDKNNPTVYAAWSAAKTGNIPDEFQPTIKELADEWSVWAEDKKNSKYISAMSTYVKALVAYLGGDELPFNASSGKAQLFIDELLTQGKSANTVTHYKSKLQELWRWSLTREKTKGENPWLNTKVEASRKQSKPNHYRNFSDSELAHILNETQYDKLQASSWTYPYALHVLPRLLPFLGTRLSELAKAKTEQFVEVDGRLFFEVRGGKTVNAERIVPVCPAITSFVQEVIRSAGDSPWLFPEIANAEIGADKAVNSISSKFGKITKGFGKVEGYKTGLHSFRGHFATALEQIGCPEDVASKLAGHKGLTLTYSLYSKHKDEDKLWRYIERMHEADCLRPLVPLQDSAAA